A single genomic interval of Dysidea avara chromosome 8, odDysAvar1.4, whole genome shotgun sequence harbors:
- the LOC136265238 gene encoding uncharacterized protein, which produces MSQQATESEYQSTLDYDAKKRYKEKLILKSEQIPDPYAVPDEEWRDDVTEWPTVLYGDVYNYLIESKGRYTQESLRAFKSLEAYNYFISGHVRTVLFYEPSRQSKFCVLVAEVNPSQKSPSETHKAWIIVQKEDGQVMTGHCTCKAGRGEVCSHVAAILFKVETACRLGYNNPTCTSMPCQWNQSFATNVDPALVVDINFIKPDHNKRNESVPCSSAATSQSSGLQILQQPEADVCSLYQALQVVVPGACIFTSISEESEVDVNSTTTAVTCRPQPDDASVTMATVSDRQCDHVNDLSSGTPDDGSVPGLMVNSTGDEVAEDQAEHVGNSGSSNEDLMPAPLTALHQAEYEQMDDEELLKEAERLFCEMSISNIEADAIRDATVAQHDCVEWTQHRNGRLTASLFHDVFVRKPTTNPEPLVKKIMGYEQNDLSHIPAIRWGVQNESVARVQYASIMSAEHNNFTCNLTGLWINSLYPHLGVSPDGVTSCSCHGQGLLEIKCPYSARNAEFLTSETCCFLTDAGYLNKKHRYYTQIQGQLMISGLLFCDLFVWTPSVCKVERIYPSVRFWEKLEKQLTMFFVTNVLPEIMTHKLQQSVENDSDSDKENIYCVCQKGSAGRMIACDNQQCHFKWFHYKCVGIKRAPKGTWLCSACKKSK; this is translated from the exons ATGAGTCAACAAGCGACGGAGAGTGAATATCAATCTACGCTGGATTATGACGCAAAGAAGAGATATAAAGAAAAGTTGATCCTGAAAAGTGAGCAGATACCAGACCCATATGCTGTACCAGACGAAGAGTGGAGAGACGATGTTACAGAGTGGCCAACAGTATTGTATGGAGACGTCTACAACTACCTCATAGAGTCGAAGGGTCGTTACACACAAGAATCATTAAGGGCATTTAAATCTTTAGAAGCTTACAACTATTTTATTAGTGGACATGTCAGAACTGTCCTTTTTTATGAACCATCTAGGCAGAGTAAGTTCTGTGTTCTAGTGGCTGAAGTAAACCCTAGCCAAAAGTCACCAAGTGAAACTCACAAAGCCTGGATTATTGTTCAAAAAGAGGATGGCCAAGTGATGACAGGTCATTGTACTTGCAAAGCTGG GAGGGGAGAGGTTTGTAGTCATGTGGCTGCAATACTGTTTAAAGTGGAGACAGCATGCCGATTGGGATACAACAATCCAACATGTACTTCCATGCCGTGCCAATGGAATCAATCTTTTGCTACCAAC GTTGATCCTGCTTTAGTTGTTGATATCAACTTCATAAAACCTGACCACAACAAGCGAAATGAATCAGTACCTTgtagttcagcagcaaccagtcaATCAAGTGGGTTGCAAATCCTTCAACAGCCAGAAGCTGATGTTTGTAGCTTGTATCAGGCACTACAGGTAGTTGTACCTGGTGCTTGTATTTTCACATCAATATCAGAGGAGTCTGAAGTAGATGTCAATAGTACGACAACAGCTGTGACATGTAGACCACAACCAGATGATGCATCTGTTACAATGGCTACAGTTAGTGATAGACAGTGTGACCATGTCAATGATTTATCAAGTGGCACACCAGATGATGGATCTGTTCCAGGTTTGATGGTAAATAGTACAGGTGATGAGGTTGCTGAAGATCAAGCTGAACATGTTGGTAATTCTGGATCAAGCAATGAAGACCTTATGCCAGCACCACTGACTGCATTACATCAAGCAGAGTATGAACAAATGGATGATGAAGAACTGTTAAAAGAAGCAGAAAGGCTATTTTGTGAAATGAGTATTTCTAATATTGAGGCTGATGCAATCAGAGATGCTACCGTTGCTCAACACGATTGTGTTGAATGGACACAGCACCGAAATGGGCGATTAACCGCATCACTATTTCATGATGTATTTGTGAGAAAACCAACAACCAATCCTGAGCCACTTGTAAAGAAGATCATGGGATATGAGCAAAATGATCTCAGTCATATTCCAGCGATAAGATGGGGGGTTCAAAATGAGAGTGTTGCAAGGGTGCAATATGCCAGTATCATGTCTGCAGAACATAACAATTTTACCTGTAATTTGACAGGCCTCTGGATTAACTCACTCTATCCACACTTAGGAGTTAGTCCAGATGGAGTGACGTCTTGTAGCTGTCATGGACAGGGTCTCTTAGAGATAAAATGTCCATACTCCGCCAGAAATGCTGAGTTCCTGACAAGTGAAACGTGCTGTTTTTTGACAGATGCTGGATATTTGAACAAGAAGCATCGCTACTACACGCAAATTCAGGGACAACTCATGATTAGTGGTCTGTTGTtttgtgacttgtttgtgtGGACTCCATCAGTATGTAAAGTTGAACGTATTTACCCTAGTGTGCGGTTTTGGGAGAAATTAGAGAAACAGCTGACCATGTTTTTTGTAACTAATGTACTCCCTGAAATAATGACCCACAAACTGCAACAAAGTGTCGAAAATGACAGTGATAGTGACAAGGAGAATATTTATTGCGTATGTCAGAAAGGAAGTGCAGGTCGCATGATAGCATGTGACAACCAGCAATGCCACTTTAAGTGGTTTCATTATAAATGTGTGGGAATCAAACGtgctccaaaaggcacatggtTGTGTTCAGCTTGCAAGAAAAGCAAGTGA
- the LOC136265245 gene encoding uncharacterized protein, protein MPFACCAVDCNSRFVKGKMTLFRFPEDESQRDAWVRAIKRENWTPSEQSRLCQLHFISGRPSRFPNNPDYVPTRFTFRSTSAILEESNTDRYERLQARRRKQSQYRHFEHQEQGEKKRKADSQIQQVPGDVANLCTGEPSYYVELPSDNVELPADNVGLLADDVELPAGSVGLQIPDNDVELPANDVELPVDNVGLQIPDDDVALPNDNVEFLGHDVIVELLEIVEEKEKLERVLSNTAKDLRKANEKITILEECLKSANEAAKMSDAKYEEVVEKLRKSKEEKISLMRQKYQTSSIAMKIQNDDKKTHLFTGLPSYGVFSVLVTHLTPLAAKEKSLGSGLNLADELLVTLLKISQALTNELIGSIFDIHETKVSKIFHRWINVMFQGLQPLVVWPDKGAIITHMPSCFKPRYAKAVCIIDCSEVFIQRPTCLTARAQTYSNYKSHNTVKFLVAITPTGAVSFISKCWGGRVSDRHLTVNSGFLRRLNYGDLILADRGFDIVDDLAMFGASLAIPPFTKGKPQLSQREVEFSRQLSNVRIHVERAIGRMKYYKILHATLPISLIKRDHETDFATIDKIVFVCAALCNLQPPLIV, encoded by the coding sequence ATGCCATTTGCTTGTTGTGCCGTGGACTGCAATAGTAGATTTGTTAAGGGAAAAATGACTCTGTTCCGGTTTCCAGAGGATGAGTCACAACGAGATGCTTGGGTTAGAGCGATTAAACGGGAAAACTGGACGCCTAGTGAGCAAAGTAGATTGTGCCAATTGCATTTCATTTCTGGGAGACCATCTCGTTTCCCTAACAATCCTGACTACGTGCCAACTCGGTTTACTTTTAGATCAACTTCAGCTATTCTAGAGGAAAGCAATACGGATAGATATGAAAGATTACAAGCCAGGAGAAGAAAACAATCGCAGTACCGCCACTTTGAACACCAAGAACAAGGTGAAAAAAAACGTAAAGCTGACTCACAGATACAGCAGGTACCTGGTGATGTTGCAAATTTATGTACTGGAGAACCAAGCTATTATGTTGAGCTTCCTAGTGACAATGTGGAGCTGCCAGCTGATAATGTGGGGTTGCTGGCTGATGATGTGGAACTGCCAGCTGGTAGTGTGGGGCTGCAAATTCCAGATAACGATGTTGAGCTGCCAGCCAATGATGTTGAGCTGCCAGTTGATAATGTGGGGTTACAAATTCCAGACGATGATGTTGCATTGCCAAATGATAATGTTGAGTTTCTAGGACATGATGTCATTGTTGAACTTCTAGAAATTGTTGAAGAAAAAGAGAAGCTGGAAAGAGTACTAAGTAACACAGCAAAGGATTTAAGAAAAGCAAATGAGAAAATCACCATTTTAGAAGAATGTTTAAAGTCAGCCAATGAAGCTGCAAAGATGAGTGATGCAAAATATGAAGAAGTGGTAGAAAAATTACGGAAATCAAAGGAGGAGAAAATTTCATTGATGAGACAAAAATACCAAACATCAAGCATAGCAATGAAGATCCAGAATGATGACAAAAAAACTCATTTGTTTACTGGGCTACCCTCTTATGGTGTTTTTTCTGTGCTCGTCACGCATCTCACACCACTTGCAGCGAAGGAGAAGAGTCTTGGTTCAGGGCTAAACTTGGCTGATGAGCTATTAGTAACATTGTTGAAAATCTCTCAAGCATTAACGAATGAACTCATTGGAAGTATATTTGATATACATGAAACGAAAGTTtctaaaatatttcacagatgGATTAATGTCATGTTTCAGGGACTCCAGCCATTAGTTGTTTGGCCAGACAAAGGAGCAATCATCACGCACATGCCAAGTTGCTTTAAACCACGCTACGCTAAAGCTGTTTGCATAATAGACTGTTCTGAAGTGTTTATCCAGCGCCCTACATGTTTAACAGCTAGAGCTCAGACCTATTCAAACTACAAGAGCCACAACACTGTTAAATTTCTTGTTGCTATCACTCCAACAGGAGCAGTATCTTTTATTTCAAAATGTTGGGGAGGTCGTGTGTCTGATCGTCACCTTACTGTAAACAGTGGCTTCCTTAGACGATTGAATTATGGGGACTTGATATTAGCTGATAGAGGCTTTGATATCGTAGATGATCTGGCCATGTTTGGAGCTTCATTGGCAATTCCACCTTTTACAAAGGGAAAACCTCAACTATCACAGCGGGAAGTTGAGTTCTCTCGACAGCTCTCTAATGTGCGTATTCATGTTGAGAGAGCCATTGGAAGAATGAAGTATTATAAAATCCTCCATGCAACTTTGCCAATAAGCCTGATCAAGCGAGACCATGAAACTGATTTTGCCACGATTGATAAAATAGTCTTTGTTTGTGCAGCACTATGTAATTTGCAACCACCATTAATTGTTTAA